The following nucleotide sequence is from Aminobacterium mobile DSM 12262.
GGCTGGAACCCTCTTATTCCATGCTTTAAAATTGGGCTTTCACGTACAACGAATAGGTTTACAGGAGACAGGAAGCCTAAATGATGCCGTAATAGCTGGTCCTCATCATCCTTCCTTTGGGGAATTTGCTAAAAGTGTATCTTTAGTTTTGACGTTGCTAAAGAACTCTCCTTATGGGCCTTGGGGTCTTGGCAAAAAAAATATCTCTCTCCTTAAAGGACACCATAACTTTGGTTTGAACTTATTGGCAGAAAAGACACGATTAACTCCAGAAGACGCTTGGTCTCGTGTCTACATATGGGACAGAGCCCCATACTAACTTTTGTTCAATATTGACTAAAGCAAACCTATGAAATAAACTCTAGTACACAAGCCCAATTTCTGGCATGATGGTTAAGGTCCATGGAGGTGTTGTTTAATGTCAGATATCCAGCTTTTGGAACTATTGAGACAAAAAGTCGATGGGATGCCGAATAAAGCTCGTAGAGTTGTAGAATATATTCTCGCCAATTCTAGAGAAGCTGCTTTTCTCTCCATTGGAGAAGTTGCAGGGAAACTTGATGTATCGAAAGCTCAGCTCGTGCGTGTTTCAAGGATGCTCGGGTTTGATGGTTATGCCGCATTGAAAGACGCTCTTAAAGAAACCGTACTGCAACAAGTGAACCCTTCAGCCATGCTCTCTCGTATTATGAACGGCCACAAAAATTTGCCACAAGAAATATATCGGCTAGAGCACGCTAACATCGATGACACATGGAACAGGATACGGGCTGAGGAGGTAGAAAAATTTTGTACTATGATACTCCACGCTAAAACCATTTTTAGCGTGGGATGGGGAATATCTGCTCTTGTAGCAGAATCCCTCTATACTCGCCTTCTTGAACTCAGTCTGAAAGGGGTTCTTATGAAAAGAGGATCAATGGCTCTTATAGAACAAGCTCGGGCCGTTGAAGAAGGCGATGTTCTCATTGTATGTGAACTTCCTAGCTACGTTATTGAGGTAACAGACACTGTTAAGTTCGCTTCCGAAAAAAAATCTCATATCATCACCATTACAGACAGCCCGGCTGCTCCCGTTTGTAAATTCGCCGACGTATCTTTTTTTGCCAGTGATATGAGCCCCACCTTCGGAAGCTCTATTATCGGTCCTCTTTTTCTCATTCATATACTAACGTCTATACTAGCAGTCAACATGGGAGAAGAGGGGGAAAAAGCTCTCAAAAAACAGGCTGAGGGACTTCATGACGAAAGAGTTTACTATCCGACCTACGAGTTACGATATTAACATTTCGCTCTCAATCGAAGCTCTTCTCCGGGCTTGAGCACTTTTACGTCTGTCGACACTGTAATATGAGCCGTAAAGTCTGAAGGATCGGCCTGAATCAGGTCAAAAGTGTTGTAATGAATAGGTACTGCCATCGCAGGTTGGATAATATCCACTGCTTTCGCAGCATCTAATGGGTCCATTACAAAATTACCCCCTATAGGAAGTAAAGCTATGTCTATTTTTTCGTCTTTCAACAGATGCATCTCCATAGATAAGCCGGTGTCTCCTGCATGGTATATTTTATTCCCCTCTATTTCTATAAGGAAACCACAGGGATTTCCTCCGGGAATCATAGCGCCGGAAGGAAGAGTTATATCAGAGCCATGAAGAGCTGGAACTAACTTTACCCTGCCAAAAGGAAAAGTAAATCTTCCGCCTATATGCATTGAATGACAGGATATTCCTCGGTTCCCCAGATAATTTGAAATTTCAAAATTCGTAATTACAGTTGATTTGAAACGATGACAAATCTCTTCCGTATCACCTAAATGATCTCCATGGCCATGAGTGACAAAGACATAATGGATTTGGGGCAAGTCATCTAGAGTCAACGCTGCCTGCGGGTTCCCCGATATGAAGGGGTCAATAATTAAATTGTATTCTTCACCCAGAATCAAAAAAGCAGCATGGCCTAAAAAACGAAGTCGTACCATTTTTACATCATCTCCTTTCGCTCTGCATGGATGCAGCTAAATCTTTCCGCGTGCCTCTCCAACAGAGCTGTATAAACAAAAGGCCGGAGCATTCGTACTCCGGCCTTTTTTAACCCTATTCCTGGTCTTCGCTATCAGCCAGGCTCTCTATTTTCAGTTCATCAAGCTGCTCAGGGCTTACATCTGACGGAGCGCCCGACATAAGACATTGAGCCTTTTGTGTTTTCGGGAAAGCCATAACTTCTCGTATAGAAGAGGCTCCGCAAAGAAGCATTACAAGACGGTCTAAACCAAAAGCAAGTCCTCCATGAGGAGGTGTTCCAAAGCTCAAAGCATCAAGAAGGAACCCAAAACGCTTACGAGCCTCTTCCGGAGTGAAAGCCAAGCATCCAAAAACCTTCTCCTGAACTTGAGGGTCATGAATTCGTATAGATCCACCGCCTACTTCATTTCCGTTAAGGACGCAGTCATACGCACGGGATCGCACATTTGCAGGGTCTGTATCCATCAAGGGTATATCTTCCATCACTGGAGACGTAAAGGGATGATGTACAGCTACCCAACGATGCTCTTCCTCGTCTTTTTCAAAGAGAGGGAAGTGTATAACCCAAAGGAATTCCCACGCATCTTTTTGTACAAGATCACGTTCTTTGGCCAAATCCAAGCGAAGTTGGCCTAATACTGTAGAAGTGACCACTCTATCGCAATCTGCCAAAACAAAAAGAGCATCTCCCTCTTTTAAGTCACCTTTCTCCACAAGAGCCTGCTGCAGTTCCGCGGAAAGGAATTTCACAAGAGGCCCCTTTAATTGTCCCTCCTTAAGCTGGAAACAAGCAAGCCCGGCTGCTCCTAATTTCTTTGCTCTCTCTTCTATCTCAGAAACACTCTTTCTTGAAAGAGCCGCTCCGCCAGGCAACGGCAATCCCTTAACATATCCGCCCTTAGTTAAAATATTTTTAAAGGGTGCAAAATCACTTTGTTCAAAAACACTGCCAAGATCGTGGATTTCGAAAGGAATTCGTAAATCCGGCTTATCGCTGCCAAATCGATCCATAGCTTCCCAATAATCTATCCTTCGGAAAGGGGTAGGGATATGGATACCTAACATCTCTTGAAACAACCCTGCCATATATTCTTCTATAAGGGCATAAACATCTTCTTCCGTGATGAAACTCATTTCCATATCGATCT
It contains:
- a CDS encoding MurR/RpiR family transcriptional regulator, encoding MSDIQLLELLRQKVDGMPNKARRVVEYILANSREAAFLSIGEVAGKLDVSKAQLVRVSRMLGFDGYAALKDALKETVLQQVNPSAMLSRIMNGHKNLPQEIYRLEHANIDDTWNRIRAEEVEKFCTMILHAKTIFSVGWGISALVAESLYTRLLELSLKGVLMKRGSMALIEQARAVEEGDVLIVCELPSYVIEVTDTVKFASEKKSHIITITDSPAAPVCKFADVSFFASDMSPTFGSSIIGPLFLIHILTSILAVNMGEEGEKALKKQAEGLHDERVYYPTYELRY
- a CDS encoding metal-dependent hydrolase — translated: MVRLRFLGHAAFLILGEEYNLIIDPFISGNPQAALTLDDLPQIHYVFVTHGHGDHLGDTEEICHRFKSTVITNFEISNYLGNRGISCHSMHIGGRFTFPFGRVKLVPALHGSDITLPSGAMIPGGNPCGFLIEIEGNKIYHAGDTGLSMEMHLLKDEKIDIALLPIGGNFVMDPLDAAKAVDIIQPAMAVPIHYNTFDLIQADPSDFTAHITVSTDVKVLKPGEELRLRAKC
- the aspS gene encoding aspartate--tRNA ligase, translated to MSSRSDHFDGFWKRTHFCGTLGLEEVEKPVILNGWVRRRRDLGGLIFIELWDYTGVVQVVFNPELVPQVHERAKALRSEFVVGVRGRVQKRPEGTENLSMKTGQIEIAVEDFLLLSPAAPLPFEVSEATDKVDENLRLHYRYLDLRRDKMQRNLRMRDKIIQYTRTFLWSHRFVDIETPMLTKSTPEGARDYLVPSRVNPGTFYALPQSPQIFKQILMVSGFDRYYQIVKCFRDEDLRADRQPEFTQIDMEMSFITEEDVYALIEEYMAGLFQEMLGIHIPTPFRRIDYWEAMDRFGSDKPDLRIPFEIHDLGSVFEQSDFAPFKNILTKGGYVKGLPLPGGAALSRKSVSEIEERAKKLGAAGLACFQLKEGQLKGPLVKFLSAELQQALVEKGDLKEGDALFVLADCDRVVTSTVLGQLRLDLAKERDLVQKDAWEFLWVIHFPLFEKDEEEHRWVAVHHPFTSPVMEDIPLMDTDPANVRSRAYDCVLNGNEVGGGSIRIHDPQVQEKVFGCLAFTPEEARKRFGFLLDALSFGTPPHGGLAFGLDRLVMLLCGASSIREVMAFPKTQKAQCLMSGAPSDVSPEQLDELKIESLADSEDQE